The sequence below is a genomic window from Candidatus Methanoplasma termitum.
GAGGTCGTGTTCTTTGTCTCGGCGCCGCCGGGACCTGTCTTAAAGATCCTGCGGCCGGGTTTTGCCGCGTCCTCGCTGCGTTTGCCCGAGCGGGAGATGTCGTTCATCAGAAGGATGACCTCCTTGTTTCCGGGATCGATCGATCCTGCTCTCTCCAGCTCGGCAACTGCCTTATCGGATTTACCTGTTTTCAGCAGTATCTTTGCCTTTTGGACCCTCATATCGGCATTTTCGGGGTTCCTGTCGACCCCGTAAGAAATGGTTTTGAGTGCGGAGTTGAAATTCCCCGTCTGGAACTGAGATTCCGATTTTATTATAAGTGCATCCGGATCGTCGGGGTAAGATGTCATTATGTCATCTGCGATCGCTCCGGCATCTGCATAGAAAGCATTTGACAGCATCATCCTCGCCCCGAAGATGTGTGCCTCCCGATCTGCGCTCTCGCTGTCCAGGTACTCTTTCACAAATTGCGAGGCCTCTGTTCTCCTGTCCATTGCGGAATATGTTTGGATAAGCCCCCTCATAACAGCGGGAGAAGCGGGATCGAGAGCGTCCGCATCTCTGTAAAGCGACAATGCCTTCTCGTAGTTCTCCCCAAAATAGAATGCATTTGCTGTTTCACAGATTATGTATACGCAGTTTGAACTCTTCTCCAAAAGAGAAGAGTACATCATCTGTGCGGAATGCCAGTCTCCTTCGTCCATTGACATCCTTGCCGAAGCCAGGACATACTCCGAATTCTTTTTCGAATATTCTTCGGAGTCTATCATGGCCTTTGTCGCACCGTCCCTGTTCCCGGTGTACCACTCTTTGTATATCTCGTAAAGTTTCTGCACCGGGCTGCTTCCCGTGTTATCTCCGAACGGGATCTGCTTGCCTCCCCTGACCAACAATTCGATGTTCTGTCTGTACATCCATCCTTCCGCAGGTTCTATCCTTTGGATGAGGTCATAGAACATCGGATATGTGGGGTCGCTGCATCTTGCCGCTATCAATTCTTTCCTTGCCTTGGCGGTGTCACCGGCATCCATTGCGATCCTCGCTCTTACACAGCTGAGCATCGGTGTGTTCTGAGCGTGTTTTACAAGACCTATCATCTCCTCGGATTTATCCGGCCTTCCGAGATCGGCATAGATCAGCGCCGCCGTCAGTGCGGGGACGCTGTCGTTGGGTCTGCTTTTTGATACCAGTTGCGAGATGAGCGCATCCAGGTTGCTGCTTTGTGTCTCATGCAGCTTTCTTATAAGGAGAGATAATATCGCAGAGCTTGTCGGCCCCTCTCGTTTTGTGACGACGCCTGCCAACTGAACATAATGATCGCTTTTTCTTGATGCAATGTCTTTTCCGGAAGTGAGCTTCCTCCACAGATCGACTTCGGATCCATCCCTGAAGACAGGCTCGTGCACCATGTACCAGTATCCCCGCCAGAATAGATAAATGTGATTCTTTCTGCCGAAAAAACCTATTTTTTTCTTACACCAGCATTACTGTTATATATCAATTACAAAATAGGGGAACTTCACTGCAACTGTAATCTAGTTGGTTAGGATTCAAGCCTTCCAAGCTTGTCACCCGGGTTCGAATCCCGGCGGTTGCACTCATGCTCTCATAGCAAGATGCTCGGACATGTGCGACCTGCGTGTTCAACCCTCCGTATATCGCCTTTCGATCACTGATCGTTTCCCCATTCGGTCTGTCTTTTGATGAAATCGTCCATCAATGGGACAGTGAATGCGACAGTCCCCTGCTTCGGTGCATAGATCAGACCCTTCTTTATTAATTCCGAACGTCTGCTGCTCAGTGCGGTAGTGGGCATCTGTAATGATTCCGATATTTGTTTTGTTGATATCTCCTTGGTGCCGGCTGATGCCATCGCCCAAAGATACTCTTTCTGTGCATTTGTTGTTCGATCCCATCTTGCGACAAAGAATCCGGCATCGAGGTGCTCACGCACGAGAGGTTCTGCTTTTTCGACCGCTCCGCGATCTATCGGCGATCTTTCTGCCGCAAGCCAGCATTCAGACCCGTATTCTTGAAGGAAGTATGGATAGCCTACAGATAATTCGATCACTCTCATTGCGGCCTTCTTCTGCCATTCGACCCCGTTCTGTTTTGCGGGTTCCGTCAGAGCGAGATATGCGTCTGATTCGGAAAGAGGTTCCAATCGATGAAAATTATAGAGTCTTTCGGAATAACTCTTTGCTTTTGAAAGAAGCCCCGGAAGAGTGGGTAATCCGGCAAGACTCAAGACAAAGCACCACCCGTCCTGAGAGGCGCGATGCGCCAACTCGCTGACTGCCGCCAGATCGCTTTCCGACAGATCCTGCGCCTCATCTATCAAAAGAGACACCCCCGTATTTTTCTCGGCACATGCGTCGGACAGATCCTTGAACAGTCTCTGTATATCTCCTGTCGTATTTCCTGTGTCCGCCGCAGATCCCTGTACTCCGCTGAGATCTATTCCGAAGGAGAACAATCCGGGCAGCCCTATACCTGCGCGGAAGGACGTGACGGTCTTCAGGGCCTTCAGCAATTTCTTCCCGGGACTTGGCGAGATTATTTCCGTGAGTCTTTCTTCAAGTTCGGAACTGACAAGCTCACGCAGGCTTTTCGTTAAATTCGCTTCGATCCTGATGGAAAGCCATCCTTTTTCTATAGCCGATTCGTGTAGTTTCCCCAACAAGACCGTTTTTCCTATACCTCTGAGTCCGTAAAGAACAAGAGGTCTGGAATCGAGTCCTTTTTCTATGCGTTCGAGTTCGGCCTGCCATGTTTCGATCTGAACATCACGGCCAACCAAGGCCACGGGCTTTCTGCCGGCACCGGGCGAATACGGATTGTCTTTCCTGAGCATATGCTTATCTCCGTTTATATCGATTTATATGATATTATTTGATGTTATAAGATGTAATCAGATAATACCTTATAAATCTTTATAAAAGTTAAATGTGAGCTTTCACGCACCTCATCCTGAGCAGATGCCTTTTCTTTCGGCGGATCTGAACGGGCCTATGTTGCGCAAATGGATAGATACCGATCAAGAACGGGTTCGAATCCCTGCGGCTGCGCTCTCATGCTCTGCTCCGTGTATGCTGTTTTTTTGCTGGCCCACATTTTCCATAGGAATAAATGACAGTTTTCACACATTTTCCATAGGAATAATGTGTACAGACTAAGTCACGGAGCAAGGTCTCTCTTCAAAAATTGTCAACTGGGGTTCGAATCACGGCGGTTGAACTCACTTCTCTTCAACCTCCTTTTGTTTTTTTCATAGTTGAACAGATGGACCCTCTTCATTCCGTCATGTTCTGTATGTCATATATTGCAATAAATGATATTCTAATTGATCCCAAATTCACGATGTTGAATGGGGGGCTCAATAAACAAAATTGATAAATAACTCATAGTTTCTTTCAATTTCCATATGAACCATGATAAGGTTCTGATGAAGCTCACTTGTGCAGATGATGTTGTGCAGGACGTAAGGCCGCAACGACCGGACCGCTTCAAATTGGAATGGGTTGATGATTCGGTGAAGAAAATCCTCTTTAAAAGAGAAAGGTTAAACATCGTGTTCAAAAAGGAATATGCCCCCGATGTTCCGTTTATGGATCTGGTTGGGAAGAACAGCGATACTTTTAAAGCATGGGTCAAGCACGATTGTCCAATTGAGATCACAAGAACAAAGAATGGTTGCGATATTGACTTTTTCTCTTCGGACGGAATAATATTTCAGCTTGATGATTTCGTAAAGGAATTTAATAACCTGATAAACATAACCCGCCCGGAAACTACTTTCTATATTTCTTCAATAAATGGGGAACCGTATTCGAATAGCCGGGCTACAATGGAACGTAAAATGGCCGGACACATAGACGAAGATGATGAGGACCTTATGGAAGCGGATAAGAGGATCTTGGCAATACTCAAATAAACATCAGCTCAGGCAGCGGAGCTACTGTCAAAGTCAGGTTGACAGAAAAAGAGAACCTCGCCCTGCGTGAATACTGGTCAAAAATTAGTAATGAATTATTTTTAGAAACTGTTGCTTTGCTCGAAGAAGGAATAGGGCATTACATAGTTGGCCTGGATTCAACTTTTGGAAAGAAACAGAGAAACATAGAGCCCTGGCGAATCTTCATTTTTGAACCATTCTCTTTCGGAACGCACACATCGTGCTTTCTACACAATAGATTCAGGAAAAACCCCCATTCTGCTAACCATTAATGATGTAAGTCCAACGCTGCATATTTCATTATTTTTGAAATAAAAATTTCAAATCTGGAGGAATGGGGTCATCCTTCCCAATAATGCCCTTCTCACAACATCGATCTGGTACAACTCCAACGATCTCCCTAAAGTTTTTACTCCCCGTTTGACCATTGCATATTTTTTCCTTAAAAGAGAACCAATCAAACCCAGAATATTCTTCAAAATAGCACACAATTTTATTGTTTAAGTCATATTTTAGAAGATAATTTGCCACACGAAGAAATACAACATCAAATCTTTTTTCTCTTTGTGCCTGATCTCTGTTGAAGTTTTCCATGAGGGCATAAATATTTTTTTCACGCAAGACCGTGTATCGTCCAGAAAATAGACATAAATGATTCTCTGAACGAGTCGTATATGGGAGTTCATTAAGCTTTTCTAATTTTTCATGAAATTGTATGTAAGCGTCATTGAAAGCTTTGAAAGGATTGTCGCACCCTCTGTCCCTGCCACTTTTTGTGCCAACTGGGATTGAAGTATTAATTGCATTCTTTCCTTCATTTGACAACCAATCATATTGAATTGTTACGGGGCCGGTTTCTCGAAGTGTAACTATAGACCTGTTTTGTACGTAATAATGGAATAATTTACCATCATATTCACCACCAACATATCTTAGTGTGATATAGCCTTCATATTCAAAGGACAACTCTGCAATTTCTTTTAAAGTCATTTTATACAAGTCGATGTTATAGAATTGAAAACTATCAGATGGCATTGCTTTTGTGATCTCTAATCCAATTCTTCCATTTACCCAGTCTGGGCGTTCATGCTTGATAAAATCTAGGGGATATGTGGAATCGAGACTGCAAATATCAAATAACGCTGCAACCTCGAAGCGTTCCTTTTCTTTCCTTGGATCCAACATATTATTTGAATCGCGTACCATGAATGAATAATGTCCTTAGACGTTTAATAATTATGGTTAATTAACCTTCAAGAGGTCATAGTTTAAAAAATGAACGAACTTTTGTTCCAAAATGTTCGATTATTCATCCAAAATACATGAATGCAGAAATAACATTTCAATCTGCTCCAATCTCGTTTGCAAGAGCAAAAAAGATTTGCAACTAATCATGCCAAAACTGCATTCCTATTGATCTCTTCGATCGTTGCCCGTATTTCTTTTAAGACTAAAGAATCCATTGTGAAAATCTCACTTACTCTACCCATATCTGTAAAGGGACTCCTCGTCAATACAGAATTATCTTTCATCATACCGTTTTTACAGATGTAGTTTATTATCTGCTTTACAAAATGTCTTTGACGTTCGTTCAAATTAACATCATTTAGAAATTTTGAAAACGCTTCGTTCGCTGCTTGAAGGCTTAGCCCAACAATTGAACGGACTAACTCCCCAAGTGGCATGCCATACTGTGTTTCGTATTGTTCTTTAGTTCCAAGGTTTTTCCAGAGAATGCCTTCTAGTGCCTCCATATCAGCTGAAGTCAAAGGCATATTGTCCTTGAGTTTCTTGATGACAGGTATGTCCTGATGCTGTTTGATATAATGCTCAATCTTTTTCTTATAATTGGCAAGATCCTCACTATCTAGCTCCGACGCATTCCAAGTCTCAGACATTATATCATCAGTAAAGTTCGTGTCATATCGAACACGCTCTCTATCCGGTATGTATTTGATAAGGTCTCGAAGCTTGAGCCTTATTTCTTCATAATCGGTTATCCCCGCTCTTTCGAGATAATCATTGTGTAATATTTGCTCAATTATTTCTCTTTGAGCAATAATATCTGGCACAGTAGCGTAATGTGATAATTCAAGTGTTTTTTTGTATAGATCATTCTTTGCTCTCTGACCTGACCTTCCTGCAATTATTGCGTGCTCTATTTGATACAGCAACATGTCAAACCGTTGTGCGGAAACGTCCTCATTACTTGGAGGAATTAGTGGTGCGATGTGCTCTGCTATTTCCAATGTATCCCCATATGTTAGAATATCGAAATCACAGTTGTCCTGATATCTATCAATAACGCTCCAATGAAGCTTAACAGCAAAACTATCTCGATTCAGTGAGTCAATTTGTGATAATAAGCTCGCTACTAGTTCATTACGATAATTCTTGAGTTCGTCTGTTTGGAAAACAAGGTCTTGTAAACGATATATAATTTCAACTTTGGTGTTGAATAACTTCTCTTGTAATGTGGCTGTTGTTCCCACTTCTCTGCCTCTTGCATCTGTCCTGAAAAATGCAAAATTCTCGCAGAAATCAAAAATATAAAAACAGTCCTTGTCCTGACCATCAATCAGCTCCGGACAAAGCCTTGTTCCTCGACCTATCATCTGCCAGAATTTTGCGCGACTGAACACTTTTTTGAAGAAAACTAAATTGAGAATCTCTGGTATATCTATGCCTGTATCGAGCATATCAACCGATACAGCAATCTGAGGGTATTTTTTCGAGTCGGAAAAATCTTCGATGAGCTTCTCCACATAGTTAACTTGATTATCAATAACACGACAATAATGTTGTGGAAGTTCTGGAAATTCTTTGCCCCACACTTCAACAATCTCTTCTGCATGATTGTGGTTCTTAGCAAAAATTATAGTCTTACCAATTTTTGTACCATAGTCCACGCGTTGTCCCTTATCCATCAAATAGTGAAGTACTTGTTTGATCGTATCGTAGTTGAAAAGTTTTACATTTAATTCCTCAGAGTTAATTAACTCCGGCATATTACCATCCTCATCAGAAAAAGTTTCCTCATATTCTTCTTTTTCATCATCTGGCAGATCATCATAAACAATGCCGGTTTTCAGTAGTTTTAGTTCTGTTTCAATGGACAAATAATCTACTAACTTTCTGTCCTTTACTGCTTGTGACAACTCGTAACCATATGTTGGAACGCCAATCTCAAGATCGAATATCTCATAAGTGTTCTTGTCGATATCGTCTTTCGGTGTGGCGGTCATTCCAACAAGTAACGCATCGAAATAGGTGAAGATGTCTTTATACCTTCTATAAATGCTTCTGTGTGCTTCATCCACAATAATTAGATCGAAGTGCCCCGGCGTGTATAGGCGATTTCCTTTCTCATCATAAGTGTTGTCAATGCAATTTATCATCGTTTGATAAGTGGAGAGTATTACGCGATTGGAAGCTCCTTCTTTATTTTTCGTTAAGTTACACAGGGAAAGATTCGGAGCGTGGTCGTTGAATGCTTTGAATGCCTGTATTACAAGAGCTGATCGATCGGCCAGGAACAATACATTCTTTATCCAGCCATTGCGAATTAGTACATCTACCAGAGAAATGATAGTACGCGTTTTACCGCTCCCGGTTGCCATTACAAGTAACGCTTTACGGCGATTGCGATTGAGAGCCTCACATACCGAGAGAATTGCTTCTTTTTGATAGTATCTGTTAGTAATTTCATCATTGATTTTTATGTCTCTTAGTGGTTTTCGATTCTCCATTTTGTTAAATTCTTTCAGAAGATCCCGCTTGGAAAAAATCCCCGATACTGGTCGTTCTGGATAATGTCTATCATCCCAGAAACGTGTTTCATAACCATTTGTTAAAAAAATCATTGGGCGGCGCCCGAATTTCTTCTCAAGAAAATTGGCATATAATACTGCCTGTTGACGACCGATTGCGACGTCTCTGCTTGTGCGTTTGGCCTCGATTACTGCAAGAGGCGACCCATCATCGCCAAACAACACATAATCTGCAAAACCGCATCCAGACTTGTTTGGCATCTCATCAATTGGGTACCCTACAGACCAACCTTGCCACCCTGCATCGTTTAACATTGTGTCAATATATACTTCACGTGTTTGATCCTCAGAGTACTCTGAGGGTTTTACCTCATATCCATTTTTAAGTCGGCTGATTCGTTTATCCGAAAACCTTTCGCGTTTGTTCCTGTTTTCTTCAAGCAACGCTTTAAAGTCAATAGAAGAATCGACAAGTGATTGT
It includes:
- a CDS encoding ATP-binding protein encodes the protein MLRKDNPYSPGAGRKPVALVGRDVQIETWQAELERIEKGLDSRPLVLYGLRGIGKTVLLGKLHESAIEKGWLSIRIEANLTKSLRELVSSELEERLTEIISPSPGKKLLKALKTVTSFRAGIGLPGLFSFGIDLSGVQGSAADTGNTTGDIQRLFKDLSDACAEKNTGVSLLIDEAQDLSESDLAAVSELAHRASQDGWCFVLSLAGLPTLPGLLSKAKSYSERLYNFHRLEPLSESDAYLALTEPAKQNGVEWQKKAAMRVIELSVGYPYFLQEYGSECWLAAERSPIDRGAVEKAEPLVREHLDAGFFVARWDRTTNAQKEYLWAMASAGTKEISTKQISESLQMPTTALSSRRSELIKKGLIYAPKQGTVAFTVPLMDDFIKRQTEWGNDQ
- a CDS encoding DEAD/DEAH box helicase family protein; this translates as MTNFDFLAKDSQFISFADSAMQAEKALAISPAHCAASCRKALEDALKWMYSADKSLPEPYSDHLTALIGNECFREILPKELFSKIDYIRKLGDIAIHGSKSITIDKAILSLEGLHSFLNFICFCYGIDCKGTDFDRSQLTSENKNDSTMSIQSLVDSSIDFKALLEENRNKRERFSDKRISRLKNGYEVKPSEYSEDQTREVYIDTMLNDAGWQGWSVGYPIDEMPNKSGCGFADYVLFGDDGSPLAVIEAKRTSRDVAIGRQQAVLYANFLEKKFGRRPMIFLTNGYETRFWDDRHYPERPVSGIFSKRDLLKEFNKMENRKPLRDIKINDEITNRYYQKEAILSVCEALNRNRRKALLVMATGSGKTRTIISLVDVLIRNGWIKNVLFLADRSALVIQAFKAFNDHAPNLSLCNLTKNKEGASNRVILSTYQTMINCIDNTYDEKGNRLYTPGHFDLIIVDEAHRSIYRRYKDIFTYFDALLVGMTATPKDDIDKNTYEIFDLEIGVPTYGYELSQAVKDRKLVDYLSIETELKLLKTGIVYDDLPDDEKEEYEETFSDEDGNMPELINSEELNVKLFNYDTIKQVLHYLMDKGQRVDYGTKIGKTIIFAKNHNHAEEIVEVWGKEFPELPQHYCRVIDNQVNYVEKLIEDFSDSKKYPQIAVSVDMLDTGIDIPEILNLVFFKKVFSRAKFWQMIGRGTRLCPELIDGQDKDCFYIFDFCENFAFFRTDARGREVGTTATLQEKLFNTKVEIIYRLQDLVFQTDELKNYRNELVASLLSQIDSLNRDSFAVKLHWSVIDRYQDNCDFDILTYGDTLEIAEHIAPLIPPSNEDVSAQRFDMLLYQIEHAIIAGRSGQRAKNDLYKKTLELSHYATVPDIIAQREIIEQILHNDYLERAGITDYEEIRLKLRDLIKYIPDRERVRYDTNFTDDIMSETWNASELDSEDLANYKKKIEHYIKQHQDIPVIKKLKDNMPLTSADMEALEGILWKNLGTKEQYETQYGMPLGELVRSIVGLSLQAANEAFSKFLNDVNLNERQRHFVKQIINYICKNGMMKDNSVLTRSPFTDMGRVSEIFTMDSLVLKEIRATIEEINRNAVLA